The sequence below is a genomic window from Canis aureus isolate CA01 chromosome 35, VMU_Caureus_v.1.0, whole genome shotgun sequence.
CCCAGAGTGTCACAGAGACTCTTCCTGTTGTCCTGTACTATCTGAAGGCTGCTAGCCAAGGGGTCCTATGAGCCACGGTTCTTGCTGTGTCCCTGAGCTTTTTGGAGACTTAAATACCATTTGGGGACATAAAGGATCAGATTTATACAGTGTGTATAGGCTAGGTCTCAAGAGGAGAGAAGTCAGAAGTGGTGCAAAAATCAGGTGACGGGTCTCAAATCTGTCAGCTGCTGGAGAGCAGATACCTATTCTCCTTGTTCTCCCAGCACCAAGCCCAAGGCTCACACAAACCCCATGGGTGCTGGTTAATCTCATGCAGAGCACTTAGAAGTGTCCCAAAGGGTCCCTCCCATTGGAGGGATATACACAGCCCATTAACAGTAGATCTCTAGATGATGGGATTGATTATAGATATCTTTTATGCTTTCCTGTATTTGCTATTCTATGAATTTAACATGTGTTTCCCATAGAGTCAGAGAACACCGTTATTTCAAAAGCACACTTAAGCCCCAGTGAGATAACACACATCACAGCACATGGGGATATGAGCTGCTCTGCCCAGCTCTGGGCGCTTGGCTCAGTCCAGTCGTCAGCCGATTACCAGATTGATTCCGCCCTATCCTGGGTGCCATTCAACAAATCATGTGCTGTGAATGAGAGGAATGGCcccatttaaaaatctgtatggtGTTTTATAGTTAGCAAAGCACTTTTACATCTGGGTTTCATACAGTCCCCATGATAATTCCATGAAATCTTAGAGGAGAATGTATCATGCCCATTTTGCAGAAATTCCCAAGGAACCAACTCAATCAAGGTtatgattctaatgtgtagcaGATGGAGCCAGATCTCATCTCCTAATGCCTAACCATGCATCCagcaaatattaattgagcacctactatgggccAGTCCTTATTCTAGATTCTGCAGGTAGAGCAATGAACTAAACAGATAAAGCCCCCACTCTCATAGCCTCAAAAGTAACTAGTGCTAGAGATGAGCttgaagagaaataaatcagGACAAGGGACTAATGAGCAGCAGAATGGATAAGGTCTGGGAGGGGGTGCTGGTTAGGGAGAGTACCAGACAAAGGGGATCCCAGAGCAGAAATCTGAGGAAAGCAAGGAACTGGGCTGTGTGAATGCCTGGCGAGGGCACTGGTACCTGTCATGTGCCCAGGACAGCAGAGGCGTGTTATGTGGGCGGAATTCTCACACCCACTTTGCTAGGtgtccccatctgcaaaatggtgaAGCAAGGTCAAAATTCAGCTGGGTTTAGGCAGTAATACTCAGATTTCAGGGACCTGACTCTCCCCTTCAGAGCCACTGAAGCAGACCAAACCCTTCAGACAGCTTTCAGTTATCTGTAAATGCAGCAAGCCTGAGTATGGAAGCCGGGTCCTGGTGGAATTTCCAAACTGCTCAGAAGATTTTTTTAGTTCCTCTTTTCAGTCTGGTTCTTCTTCACCATGAGTGTGTGGTGAGCCGATTTCATATAGGAACATTAAGGATCCCATTGATTTTTACTGACCTTTAGAGGAACACCCACACTTCTCCTCAGATGGCTGGACAAAAACTCCTTAAGAGTCATCATTGAAAGTAGCTCATTTTCAGTTAAGATTCCTCTTTTGCTAATGTCAAAATCAGTTAGAAATTCTGGATTCTTTTTGGGTAGGAACCAACAGATCATAGGGAAATATCCTATTTAGAATCCCAGATAAATGAGCTGATTTCTGAAGTCGTATCTGCTTGGCCCATAGCAAGACCAGGGTCCTGTGTATCTGACATAACCCCTGAGGGCAATGAAAGGACCAGAGGGTAGAAGTTGGGAGCAAGAgttgggaaagagaagaaaggaaagtctTACAGAAGACTTGTATATACTCaggatttttccatttatatcatttaactgaatttaattttacAATGATCCTGGGAGGTACATATCATACCCTGAGGAATCAGATTAATTAGCAAATGGCTGAGCCAAGTCAATAGGAATCCATAGTTTATGCTCCTTATACCTATCAGCTTGCTTCTGctgtatctttttaaagagagTTAGGGTTATTTAGCTATTATATGCTCCCCTTGAGTATATCTTTTCATGGCTACCCTTTTTTCAGATATGCTGCTTAAAGCTGGGGTTGGCAACATTTGGCACAAGTGCTGAAAGGGGTGCCTTAGATCATTCTGAGTTACTTTATATTGTTGTGAAGATACTGCCAGCACAAAACTCATTTCTTAAGTGAAGGCCTGAAGAATGGCTGTTGAGATAGAAAGGGGCTAGTGCTCCATGATCCTACCATAACGAGAGAGAGGAACTGGAGACTTGATCTCTAGATAGGGGACCCCTCCCAACCCCAGCCAGGGGATGCTGTGTGGctctgggggatgtggggcaTGATGACACGATACTGTCCGGTGGGGGAGGCAGTGGCTACTTGTGAAAGATCTTGGGCTTGAGGGACTCTGCTTGTAGATCAAGCCCAGGATAGGAAGAATGaccaaaaaaatcagaagacagaGTCTGACAGTGGGGAGTTTGGTGCTACCGACAAAGGCTTAGGAGCTAACAAAAAGATGGAGTTTGGATGCTGAAATGTTGGTTTTCTGAAATACACTGATAGGAAAATTGgcagaatattttaaatggggGCCAACTGTTACATGGATTACAGATAGTTGAAAGAGATAAAGATGAGATATAGATAATTTAGGGTCACAGAAGAGGATAGAAATAGTCTAGAGGTGTAAACTATACCTTGTCTGGTGGGGATGAGGGGAGAATTCAGCCTGAAGTTATGAGGTCAATCCAGGTCTGGGAAGAAAAGGACTCTGTTTCTCAAGGCAGAGCTCAACATTGGGGTTTGGCTGGGGTGTGGGTGGTGTTGGCCTGCTGTTCTGGAACTTGGGCCTAAAAAATTGGGGAAACCAGTTAACTAGGAAAGTGGCCTGAAAGGTCTGCACCAGAAATTGTAAAGCTGGGGCAGCTTCCTAAGAACCTTCCAGAAGAACACCAAAATGAATGAACTTGGACATCCCTTCAAGATCTCACATTCTAGTGACTTCCATATCCCCCATCACGGCTGAGTACATTGTCTACCCATAGTTGGCATTCATGTGCTAGGTCTCTTAAAGTCCTTCTTCTGGGACTAGTGGACCTTCTCCCCCACTGTCCATAGACATATGAATagaaaagaagatgtgatatatatatatatatatatatatatatatatatatataatcatttgcTTATTattccttaaaaaggaaggaaaaggattcTGGCACATTCTAAaccatgaatgaaccttgaggacactatggtaaatgaaataagccagtcataaaaagaaagtGCTCCATGATTCCAGTTATATGcagtatctaaagtagtcaaattcatagaaacagaacatTGAGTGGTGGTTACCAAGGGGTTGGGGGGATAAAGAAAGGAGAGCTGTTTAATGCATACAGAGTTGCAGATTTGTAAGATGAAAAGATCTGGAGATCTGTTTCTTAACAACGGGAATAtacttaacaccactgaactgtacacttaaaaaatggttaagatggtgtattttacaattttttaaccacaataaaaaaaagcaCTGGGGACTAAAATTATCAAAATCAAACTGAACTCTCTGATCATGCATAGCCACTAGATACAACACCCTGAGTTCTGTTATTGCCAACTCTGAATTCCTGCTTGTGCAGGACTCCATATTTAATAGACATAAAATCCTTTCTGTTTGCCTCTCCTTAGGCATCATCCAGGTGAACAAGACAGTGAAAGAAGTAGCAGTACTGTCCTGTGATTACAACATTTCCACTACAGAACTGATGAAAGTTCGAATCTATTGGCAAAAGGATGATGAAGTGGTGCTGGCTGTCACATCTGGACAAACGAAAGTGTGGTCCAAGTATGAGAATCGCACCTTTGCTGACTTCACCAATAACCTCTCCATCGTGATTATGGCTCTGCGCCTGTCAGACAATGGCAAATACACCTGTATCGttcaaaagactgaaaaaagGTCTTACAAAGTGAAACACATGACTTCGGTGATGTTATTGGTCAGAGGTCAGTGGGATTTTTCTGATTTACTATAAACTGGCAGATTCTTGATGCCCTTAAAGATATATTCCTATTGATTAGGTTGAAAATCTTACCAAAGAGGGAGGTATCTTCGTTTAGGGTTAAATAAATCTGTAGTTTTACAATAAGCCCTAACTGATTCTCAAGACATCCTGGAAGTATCTATTAGTGTGCATTTCTTGCATTTTGACCATCCAAATTCATTACAGTCATCCTGGCATTAGAATGACCTATAGTGCCTTCTGAATCATAAAGGGATACACTTGATTTAATGTAGCTGTACTATTAACTGCACTTTATCCAGTAATACATTCTGTGAAAGTATATTGAAAGGTATAAGAATAATGCAGgcagaaatatttatcaaatagtAACTGAATGCCTATTGCTATGGCTAttatactatttatatttattattatatttgaagcTCTCATCTAATGGCTATTCCTACAAAGTTAGACACCAGAGGATTGGGTACATAATTTATGTCATGGGAAAGAAGGATAATTCATAAATCAAAGCCCTACTTCTATATCTACTGCGACAGAAAGCATTTCTTGGGTAGGAAGGAGCCTTGTGTTTATCCCAGGTGATAGGACTAGTGGTTACTAATATACCTTGAGCCCTTGCTGAGAAATGATAGCCCTTGACCTTTCCCCCATATTTGAAATTTAACCAcgtttcattttcttcctggaCACTTGGGCCTTTAGTGGAAACCGaacttattatttaataaaagatgATCATTAACCTTGATAACAGGTAATGTAAGTGGATCCTTGGTGAATTCTTCACTACTCTTCCCTGCTTTGTTCTTCAAAGAACAAAGCTATGTTGAATCTTTCACTATAGCATCCAAATCACACCTAAAGCTTAGGAGGTAAGCCAGTTACATGGGATTACCTTAAACCTCACTCTGTGTATTCCCTACTCATGGAGAGAACAATGATTATGTGATGGTGTGATTTTAGGGGTTCTACAAAGCCCACCCTGTCCAAAATTCTGACCCACATTGAATCCTAGAATTCCCACCATTATTGCTGGAACTGTTACCAAATGCTGACAGTTTCAGCATTTTCTCCCCCTATAAGATCtctgttaaaaatgaaaatgttacctGGGGGGATAGCAACACAAACATATTAACCTATATTAGTTAATTGCATTAGATATAGGCAATCCTCTAACAATGCCCAAAAGGAAGTAGACTCAGGACTATGTACATTTTGAtagaaagataaagaataaaccccaagagggagaagcagaatttcAGGAAGGGCAAGCCCTAGTAGCAGACTACAGCAGGAGACCGAGGACAGCTAAAAGGGCAACACAAGAGTGCTGGGGGCCTTGAaagggccaggaggggctgggcaCCAAAGTCAGGTGAGTGAAGACAAAAAGGGAAACTTGGCCTGCTTAATTTGACTCAGAACCAACCAATTCTGATTTTTCTATTTGCATCTATTACAATAGTGCTTCTGTTGTGTTAAGGTCTCTAAGACTCCCTTGAGgatcttgttaaaacacagattcagaTTCAGTAGGTGTGGGGTTGGATCTTGGATTCTGTACTAACAAACTACCAGGTGATGCCTGTATGGCTGCTGAGGACCACAGtttgagaaataagaaattaatcACTTATTTGCTTAGGATGATCAGCTGTCCCATTTTGCTAGGGACTGAGAGGTTTCCTCAGACACCTGAGACTTTCACCAGGTTTGGCACTGAACAAGTTGGTTTCTCTACATTTGCTAAAGATTGCAAAATGATACAATCAGCACAGCAGTATATAAAAGCCTCCATTAACCAGCATTTGGGGAACTAGCTATCCTAGTTAACAGGTTAACTAGGGTAACAGATTTTTACCTTTCTAACACACGTGCACCTTTTCCTTTCCTAATAAGATATTTTTACCCTACCTATTAGGAATGGTGAAAATGTAGGTTAATGCATTAAAACGAGACACAAAGGAGTAATTCTTTGCTAGTTTAGTCTCATAAGGCCTTAACTGCTGTTACTTGACATGGATCATCTCACTGAAGGAATAGAAGACAGCTAAGGCTGTGCTAAGCCTCGCCAGACCTTGCAAAGATGGTTTctaatatacagaatattttaaaatagtctcgTGGTTAAGTATCTCTCAAAAAAGCAGACACAGAAATGAACGTGAACCATAATTTAGGATATGGGTTACTTGGATTTGCTATTCCAGgctatatataatacataacgTTGTTGTAAGAAACAAAGGGAatattctttcttaagattttattttgtgggccttgaactcacaaccccgagatcaagagttgcacgctccactgactgaaccagccaggcaccccacaaagaGAATATTCTTTCTTGATGTCAGCTACCACTGTAATGATTTGATCTTATAAGACAAATTGCAAGAGTAGGAAATGTCAGCTAAAAATGGCTCAGGAAAATGTCAAACTTAATTTAGAGACAGGATTGATTCAAAAATGGTGACTTCACCTCCTACCAAAtgcaattttttccttttcctggcaGTTTTGTCACTTGTCATAACTTCCCCTTTCTCTTATTATTCACAGTGCTACTGGGTGGTTTTGGAAGTTTTCGCTGGGCAACTTGATTTAAATGAGGGCACTCATCTAAGAGAGTGCAAGTTTAAGACCCACTAACTCAGTCTATTAATTAATCTGCTCTGTGTCCGGCTCTGTGCTTCATGATTTCTATTAATGatgtcatttaatccttacaattcTGGAAGGCCGGTATTATTATCCCTatcttacagatgagcaaactaaaACTGAAACTGATTAAGTAATTGGCCCAGAGCTAAAAGGCAAAACTGGTCTTAAAACCTGTTAGATCTTGGCCAGCCTGTGCTTCAAAGGAAATCTTTATTAATTATGTATGTATGATTCACAGTTGTTCTTTCAAAAACCCCCAACTTTCTACAAAAGCTCAATCCTCATGAATGGCCTCGGCTTTGCATCATATGTCTTGTGACATGACATCCAAGTGGTACAATTTGTTTGCACTATGaagctttcaaaataaattcttaaaaaaatgttggtgACCATTATGCTATATACTAATCTCTCTGTGGAACTCTGAATTGTAAAAAGAAATCTAACTGGATGGGATGAAGTATGCGGGGCTTGGTTCCCCACACACAGGCTGAGAAGCATAAATCTCTTTAAGCCTAAGAATAAGGGAAAAAGTGGGTTCGGGAGCTTTTTCCTGTGTTCTCGGTAGTCATTTTCACTATGATTTattgtgtttacattttaatatcttattgGGGGTCAAATATACAAATGCAAGAGTGCCTCAAGTATCTTGGAGGAATGCTAGGAAGACCCCTCTGTCCTCGTAATGCACACAAGAATAGCAAAGGAGTCAGTAGAGTGGTTGAGATTATAGGCTCAATATTATGCAGTTTGGACAGAGGTTTATCTTACTAAAGACtacctttaaaaaaggaagggaatcctAAGGAAAAATTTAGAGTAGTGGTTATCTCAAGTGTGGGAAATAGGGGAGACAATGAAGGTGAGACCAGATGAGTAGATTTACATCAGATACAGTCAATGTGCTAGCTTTCCAGTTGAATGGTGGGCTCACAGGTGTTTTTTAGCATATTAattcataaatagataaataagagaaCCACTTTGTATACGTCAAATattaggaagagagaagaaaagaaagacaagggaagggaagagaagataagaaaagagaaggataTAGTATCAGAAAAACTTGAATTCGCTTCCCAGTTTTGCCATTTACTCATTGTGATTTCTTTCTActtcaatttgattatttataaaatggaaaccaTATTAGGTTAAATCAAATGAAGTTGTTGATATTTGATCTTTCTTGATGTACATCTGCTTTGTAGGGTTgttgtaaagatgaaatgaggTAGGGTCCAAGATCTAACAACATCAAGAACTCAAtacatttgtctgtttttctcttcatctcttacaaATCCCAAATACTATGCCACTATTTATTCACAGAGATCTACCTCTTTCTCTAAGTGCCCTTCTACCTGCATCAAAAGTGATGAAgaattggggcgcctggctggctcagttgtaagagcatgtggctcttggggtcatgaattcaagccccacattgggtgtagagatttcttaaataaataaaaatctttgacaaAAAAAGTAATGAAGAATTGACATACCCAATTCAAACCAAAGTAATCTTTGGCTTACACATAACTATTAATGATTTATGGGAAGTTGCAAATtatatctaattttattattcttattaaagctagataatttatttttttaaaaagcccttgcCCAATCCCCACCCCAGTATAATATGTACttatatcctttttctttcttaagctgACTTCCCTGTCCCTAGTATAACTGACCTTGGAAATCCATCCCATGACATCAAAAGGATAATGTGTTCAACCTCTGGAGGTTTTCCAAAGCCTCACCTCTCCTGGtgggaaaatgaagaagaattGAATGCTGCCAACACAACAGTTTCCCAAGACCCGGACACTGAGTTGTACACTATTAGTAGTGAACTGGATTTCAATATAACAAGCAACCATAGCTTTGTGTGTCTTGTCAAGTATGGAGACTTAACAGTATCACAGATCTTCAACTGGCAAAAATGTAAGTAACATTGTTCTGAGGAGTTTCTACTgtgtaaaatctaaaaagaaaataactcagCCAGATACATTTTGGAATTATGTATGTTAACTTTGATagcatttcttgtatttttagaCCCATAAATGATAATGAAGTGATATTGTGACTTGTTAAGGTCACTGTACAGGTATGGCCATAATGttactaattttatttcctttaataaacCTTCTAAAACTGAGACATCCAAAAAAATGTTCTCCATCAAGTAGTCAGCAAGTATTATAACAATATTGTTGATACTGAAAGCACTAAAATTTGTCCTTCTTTTGACTTTCCCTCAGGGTTTTGGTACTTTCTTTTTGGATACCTACTTCCCGTCATCCCATGGCATCAAATCGTTGCCTTTTGTGGGTGAATGTGCCTTTTAGAAATTactggttcaaaaaaaaaaaaaaaaaaaaaagagaaagaaattactggttcagggacgcctgggtggctcagcggttgagcgtctgcctttggctcagggcctgatcctggagtcccgggatcaagtcccacattgggctccctgcatggagcctgcttctccctctgcctgtgtctctgcctctctctctctgtctctctctctctcatgaataaattaaaaaaaaaaaaaaaagagttactggTTCATTCAGAACCAAATCTGGTAAAGAAGGTAAATGACAAACTACTTGAGGACAAAGCCTGAAAATAGAGGTCATTTTCCCCAAATACCATGACCAAATACTTTGCCCTACAGATAGTAAATGTACAGAATTTTCTGTGCCTAAGAGAtgaaatcatttgaaaatgtaCAATGGAATAAGTTGAGCTTATATTAATTTATGCATGTTGAACCCAAAATGGGGGAACACAGATACTTGAAATAAGTGTCTAACTTGTGGGACTGATTGTATGAAGACCACCAggcctctcctccaccccccagACCCACTCTTAACAACACATTTTGTGGCTACATAGTAATAAACAATatactgaattttatatatagtgGCACatggatatataatatataatatacagcatgTCTTTCTCTTATCTGTACTTGTAGTAGAAGAGATATTTTAGATGGTCTAGCAGATCATTCTAGTGAATGATTTGCTCTAGGTCTTTCCATCTTGAAGTGGACTTGTTCATTATTTTCTCCAGTTGGTAATGAGATAAATTTCCTGGGGAAATTAGTTCAAATACAAACACAATTTtgacatgatttttaaatgtttatttatttattcatgagagacacagagagagagagagagagaggcacagacacaggcagagggagaagcaggctccatgcatgtagcctaacgtgggcctcaatctcgggtctccaggatcacaccctgggctgaaggtggaactaaactgctaagccacccaggctgcccgacatGATTTATTAATAGCCCAAACTCATTTCTTTCAGTCATCTTTTATGTGttctaaaaaatttataaaaatgaggtTGGAATCATGTAGTTTATTAATTCAGCATTAATTTTCACCTTACTATCATTATTTAATCAATTTTAGATTGTCATGAGTAAGGTAGGGATTTGCACACAAAATAGTAATAGCAGCAGCTTCAATCATCTTATTTTGGACATTATATTTGGAATATGAGTGTATATGATATTTTAGGAAAggaattggcaaatattttcaggaaagggtcagatagtaaatactttagTCTTTGTAGGTCATATGGTCTCTGGCAAaaactcaattttgctgtgataGCATGGAAGCTGCAATAGACAAGACATAAATGAAGGATATGGCTGTGTtccagaaaaattttatttttttatttttattttttgaaaaattttattttaaaaaagaggcagTAGGCCAGGTTTGGCCTGTGTACTGTagtttgctaacatatagtaaaCAGAATGTAGCCCATTCAAATAAAAGAATGGAGCTCTTATTTAAAGATGATTTAGACACCCAGTTTTAATCTTTTCCCTGATATGCCTTCTCTCAATTCTTCCCTCATGCTAAGGATGAACAATATCCCTTTTCAGTCTAATGAAAAATACTAGCTCTTTGCCCTACATTTACAATAGTTAATGGAAAGATGATTAAGTGTATgggtttattcatttctttgttcattcaatCTTTATTAGTTATCAAGTAGATACCAAGCATCTTGCTAGGTATGATAGAGAgctttaatatataaatacttcAAATCTCATTAATTGAACTACAGgcaccattttttcccttttttttaggggtggggaggggcagagagaaagggagagaatcttaagcaggtaccacacccagcgtggagccagacatgaggctcgatctcagctctcaccaccctgagattgtgacctgagccaaaaccaagagtcagatgcttaaccaaactGAACTGCAGGCATCATTTAGAGTCTAAAGCAAATAATGCATTTGTGGGTGGTCAAGAGCTGGCTGCATAAACAAAAATTAGGTGTATAGTTCATAGCAATGTTACCAGACATGTGAGTAaagctttatataaatatatttacataaaaatatttacataggggcacctgggtggctcagtcagtcaagcgtgactcttgatttcagctcaggtcatgatctcagggtggtaagatggagtcctgtgtccagcttcctgctgagtgtggagcctgcttaagatactctctctccctctccctccctcctcctgctcgtgtgtgccttttctctcaaaaaatatttatataaagcttTATATAAATAACCActcaaaaaaaacccccaaatttattaattaaacagATTTGGTCCATGATATTTTTAGTCTGGGCCTGCCAAATTGGTTAACCCTTGATATACTGGAAGACACATGTGTGTGCAAGGGAGTGAATCAGGGAGTCCTACTCATGGTGCATCTAGTATGCTATATGTGCAGATGTCCCCACATAACTCTGCAATTAGAATTCTGAGTCTGTTCAGTGGTGCGTTATTAGGTTCCTAGTTGGCATCATGACAGAGCCAGTTTGTCATTACTAgttcccccttctttctctcaaacatATATCTTCTTTCTAGGCTGAGGGAGGCTTGAGGATGGGAGAATGGCCTctgagaggaaggcaggaatGAGTCAGAACCTGTGACACTTTTAGACTCACAGTATAATAGCGAGAGCCTCCTTGTCATTCTGGTCTGTAGAGGCCACTTCTGGTGATCACTCACCTTCATGCAATGTGGTGttttagaggaaaagaaaaaaaaaaaaaactttccttagTCTCTAAGTGGGAGGTGCACTAAAGTCAAATATGCATTTTAGAATAATCACTGTGGCACAATGTGTAGGAGTTAGTAGAGCCCAGGAAACcagaggcaggggacagagagagagagagggagaaaccagaGGCAAAGGGACCAGAATGGAGACAACCaagtgggagagaagaaaaaaatctaaactaaGGCAGCTGCTGCATGGGATTTTGGGAAAAGGAACCAATTGCAGAGTATCCTGAATACAAAGTAGAAAGTCCATAGAAACCCTTCACTCTTATTTGGGTAACTATGGTATTGCTGTTCACTGAAATGGGAGAATATAGATGGAAGATATGCTTTGGAAAGAATATAGTGAGTTCATTTTAAATCAGGTGGAAATGCTGGCATCCATCCATCTAGCTGGCAGCTAGAAAATCAAACCTGGAGTTCAAAAATacaggagacaacaaatgttgtaaggatggggagaaaggggaatgaATCGTGTcacttacactgttggtggggatgcaaactggtacagccactctggagaacagtaagaggttcctcaaaaagctaaaaataaaaataccctatgatctaacaattgcactgctaggtatttacccaaaggctaCAAAAATGCACATTTGAAGGAGTACATGCATCTcgatatttatagcagtaaaTATATATGACAATCCATTGAATACTACTcattcatcaaaaagaatgaaatcttaccatttgcaatgacatggatagagctagaatgtattatgctaagtgaaataagtcaatcagagaaagataaatgccatatgatttcgcttatatatggaatttaagaaacaaaatggatgaacatatgggagggggaaaagagagagagagggaaacaaatcacGAGAgacaactacagagaacaaacagggttgatggagggaaggggtgggggatgggctgggTGGGTGATTGGTATTaaggtgagcactgggtgttgtatgtaaacaATGAACCACTGAACTCAATTCCTGAAATCAATGTTGAACTGTACatcaactaactagaatttaaaagtaaataaacaaacccaGTACTTTCTTTGTGACAATGCCTGTGCAATATTTAAAGTAAATCAATCTGtaattaaaatgtgcattttaaataaaatgtatgtgtcTAAGGgggacaaaaagaaatgagatcagAAATATGATATATGGATTTAGAAATCAGGTGGTATTTTAAACTTTGGGTGTGGATGATGACATCACCCGAGAAGCTTGGGGCCAGCGAGAGGAGAATGGGACCACAGACAGAACAATGGGAAGCAGCAATATTTAAAGAACAAGAAGAGGAAGAGCCTATGAAAAAAACTGAGTCacaacaaacagaaacagaagaaagtgCTGTCATAGAAGTCTAAGGAGGAGGAAGTTTCAGCTGGGCCAAATGCTGATGAGAAGTCCAAC
It includes:
- the CD80 gene encoding T-lymphocyte activation antigen CD80 isoform X2, which produces MDYTAKWRTPPLKHPYLKVSQLLVLASLFYFCSGIIQVNKTVKEVAVLSCDYNISTTELMKVRIYWQKDDEVVLAVTSGQTKVWSKYENRTFADFTNNLSIVIMALRLSDNGKYTCIVQKTEKRSYKVKHMTSVMLLVRADFPVPSITDLGNPSHDIKRIMCSTSGGFPKPHLSWWENEEELNAANTTVSQDPDTELYTISSELDFNITSNHSFVCLVKYGDLTVSQIFNWQKFEPHPPNNQQQLWVILILVVSGVIAVITAITGGCLAHRSAARWRQRNRNKEDMDLEKMSPINIGSAQASV
- the CD80 gene encoding T-lymphocyte activation antigen CD80 isoform X1; the protein is MDYTAKWRTPPLKHPYLKVSQLLVLASLFYFCSGIIQVNKTVKEVAVLSCDYNISTTELMKVRIYWQKDDEVVLAVTSGQTKVWSKYENRTFADFTNNLSIVIMALRLSDNGKYTCIVQKTEKRSYKVKHMTSVMLLVRADFPVPSITDLGNPSHDIKRIMCSTSGGFPKPHLSWWENEEELNAANTTVSQDPDTELYTISSELDFNITSNHSFVCLVKYGDLTVSQIFNWQKSVEPHPPNNQQQLWVILILVVSGVIAVITAITGGCLAHRSAARWRQRNRNKEDMDLEKMSPINIGSAQASV